One Candidatus Obscuribacterales bacterium genomic window, CGAGGAATAGCCCGATTTTCATTCAACGTCAAGCCCCTATTTGACTTGACGTTATTTATTACCGTACAAGATGACAAAATGGAGGGGCCCGAAATGACAAAGCTAAATTAGTTCCCCCAACAACTTCTCAACCTGCGCTCGCGTCTCTTCGACCGAGCCCGAGTTATCGATCAGGTGATGTGCTTTACTCGCTTTAGCTTCTTGTGAAAGTTGATTAGCCAGCCGCGCGTCTATTTCCGCGTCGGTAAAACCGTTCCGCAGCTTCAATCGCTCACGCAACTTCTGCGCATCGACATGCACAGACCAAATTTGGTCGTACTCACCTTCGAGATTTGCTTCGAATAAAAGTGGCACGAGATACGCCACAAGCGGCGCAGTGGATTCATCAGCAATCTTGCGACAAGCAATTATCGCATCCGGATGCAATATCGCCTCAAGATCCGCTTTCGCTTTCTTGTCACTAAAGACGAGTTTGCCTAATTCAACGCGATCAACCGTCCCGAACCGCGCAACAACTTTCTCTCTCACGCTCTCTGAATTCGCCAAAAGATCATGAACGATCGCATCCGTATCGACAACAGTAATTCCCTTGCTTTGAAGAATTGCGCCGATCGTGGATTTACCGGAGCCAATAGTGCCCGTAATCCCCAGCAGTTTTGACACTAAAATGTGCCCCCGTTGGACATTGATGATCCGGTGGCTAACAACAAGTCATCTAAAATACCGGCAAGCGCCTGCTTGTCGCCGCGCTCAACATTCGCTTCGACAACCGACCGATTTCCCGGTACCGCTCTAACATTGAATGAAATAGTCGCCGAATTTAATTGTGCTACAAGTCGGCCGGCAATACTGTCCATAAAGAGCACCATCAAGCCCTTCTTTGGGCATGTCGACAACAACGCAAAAAAAGTGTCGTCTTTGCTGCTTAGATAAACGCGCTTAGCGTCAACATTCATGCTGGGAATAAAGCGCTGTTGTATAGGTGGCGCAAAGGGCGGCATGGAAAATGTGCTTGAAACAAAACTGTTTTTCTTCACAACACCCGCACGCCATGCAAGCGGTGGTTTTGGAATACCAGTCCCTCGTGGTGGAAGCATTTGTTCCTGTTGCATTGTGGGCAACAACGAACGATCCGGCACAGGGGGAGGCATAACAGAGGTCCCGGTGGTTTCTGTGGTTTCAGCCGGCAAAGTCGCCGGCAATTCCTGCGCGGAAACACCAGTAAATGCGCAGCTACTGAGAGTTAATCCCAGAAGAATTCGGCAGGTATTGGCAACAATTTCGGATTTCACGATTGGAAGATTAGCAGGAGTTACTAAATTGTACGGGAAAGCTTTAGAAACATATTGTTGTAAGTAGAAGATAATTTTGCCAAGAGAACTAAAATATAGCTCTGTGCTTAGTGCAGCCTGCCAAGTATTGGCAATCGAGGTAAGATCGTTATGGCTAAGAAAATCTATTTTGCGCTTCCT contains:
- the coaE gene encoding dephospho-CoA kinase (Dephospho-CoA kinase (CoaE) performs the final step in coenzyme A biosynthesis.); the encoded protein is MSKLLGITGTIGSGKSTIGAILQSKGITVVDTDAIVHDLLANSESVREKVVARFGTVDRVELGKLVFSDKKAKADLEAILHPDAIIACRKIADESTAPLVAYLVPLLFEANLEGEYDQIWSVHVDAQKLRERLKLRNGFTDAEIDARLANQLSQEAKASKAHHLIDNSGSVEETRAQVEKLLGELI